From the genome of Streptacidiphilus sp. PB12-B1b:
GTGAGTGGATCTGTGGAGCTTTCGGTCCGAAGCGTGGGAGAACGCGAGGTGAAGCGTGCCACCGGCCGCATGCCAATACAATGTGACATGTCATATGAGCTCGTCGACCGAGCCATAACACCGCCCGGGTCGGGCGCGGGTCGGGCGGCTTGTGATCGGCCGCTTACGGCCGGGCGCCCCAGTAGGTCCGGGCGGCCCAGGTCTCGAAGTGCGGCGAACCCGCCGTCAGCTCCCGGTAGGCGGCGACCGCGGCCGTGTAGAGAGTCTCGGCCAGCTCGCCGCCCACCGTCGCGGGCCGCCAGACGAGCAGGTACCTGGCCCGGAGCGGGGTGCCGGCCAGGGCCTTGATCGTGACGGCGGGGTGCGGCCGGGCGGTCGCCTGCACGGTGGAGACGCCCAGGCCGGCCGCGATCATGTCGCGGAGCTCCCCGCGGTCGCCGAGGAACTCGTGCACCGCCGCGGGCGCGAAACCGGCTGCGGCGCAGGCGTCGTAGAAGACCCCCGGCCACCCGGCGCCGTCGTCGGGGGTGACGAACCAGGGCTCGTCGGCGAGATCGGCGAGCGCCACCTCGGGGCGGTTCCGCAGCCGGTGCCCGGCGGACAGGGCGACGAAGGTCGGCTCGGTGACGATGCCCCGGTGCTCGACGGCGTCCGAGTGGCGCAGTTCGATGCCGGGGTAGTCCACCGCGATCGCCGCGTCCAGGCTGCCCTGTTCCAGCTGTTTGACGATGTCGGAGGAGCGGTAGACGCTGCTGACGGCGATCCGCAGCTCGGGCAGGCGGCTGCGCATCCGGGTCAGCAGGCCGGGTAGCATCGGCGAGTTGGTCGCGGCCAGTCGCAGCTCGCGGCGGGCCGGTGAGGCGCCCGCGACCGTCTGGCGGCCCAGGCCGTCGGCTCTGGCCAGCAGGTCCCGGGCCGCGGCCAGCACCTCGAGACCGAAGCCGGTGGGCTCCACACCGGAGCTGGTGCGCACGAACACCGGCGCCCCGAGGTGGGCCTCGATCCGGCGCAGTTGGGTGCTGGTCGCGGGCTGCGAGGCGCCGAGCATGACGGCGGCC
Proteins encoded in this window:
- a CDS encoding LysR family transcriptional regulator gives rise to the protein MELELRHLRVLCTIADAGSVGRAAVMLGASQPATSTQLRRIEAHLGAPVFVRTSSGVEPTGFGLEVLAAARDLLARADGLGRQTVAGASPARRELRLAATNSPMLPGLLTRMRSRLPELRIAVSSVYRSSDIVKQLEQGSLDAAIAVDYPGIELRHSDAVEHRGIVTEPTFVALSAGHRLRNRPEVALADLADEPWFVTPDDGAGWPGVFYDACAAAGFAPAAVHEFLGDRGELRDMIAAGLGVSTVQATARPHPAVTIKALAGTPLRARYLLVWRPATVGGELAETLYTAAVAAYRELTAGSPHFETWAARTYWGARP